A genome region from Halorussus pelagicus includes the following:
- a CDS encoding protein sorting system archaetidylserine synthase (This PssA-like phosphatidyltransferase, along with a PssD-like decarboxylase, is required in Haloarchaea for the archaeosortase ArtA to replace the PGF-CTERM sorting signal with a C-terminal lipid anchor.) gives MEPRFVGRLGVADAVTVANAALGFLAAVAATIDPELAARLVLLAAVADGLDGVVARTLGSTPAGEYLDSLADVASFGVAPAMLVFVVARERWALTDPSAVAVAVFAVPALFVAMAVVRLGLYTAYDVGNGHTEGVPSTLAGTLLAASVLAGVEDATVLLAAAGAFAYLMVTNVTYPDLFARDALAMGGLQALAILVPAAFGRAFPRLLLAAALAYLLLGPRFYWRETDCDLDAREVEGRRSATREGEGKRS, from the coding sequence ATGGAACCCCGCTTCGTCGGTCGGCTCGGCGTCGCCGACGCGGTGACGGTCGCCAACGCCGCGCTCGGCTTCCTCGCGGCCGTCGCCGCGACCATCGACCCGGAACTGGCCGCCCGGTTGGTGTTGCTCGCGGCGGTCGCCGACGGTCTCGACGGCGTCGTCGCCCGGACGTTGGGTAGCACGCCCGCGGGCGAGTATCTGGACTCGCTGGCGGACGTGGCCTCGTTCGGCGTCGCGCCAGCCATGCTCGTGTTCGTCGTCGCGCGCGAGCGGTGGGCACTGACCGACCCCTCCGCGGTGGCCGTCGCGGTCTTCGCGGTGCCCGCGTTGTTCGTGGCGATGGCGGTCGTCCGACTCGGACTCTACACCGCCTACGACGTGGGTAACGGACACACCGAGGGCGTCCCGAGTACGCTCGCGGGGACGCTTCTCGCCGCGAGCGTGCTGGCGGGCGTCGAGGACGCCACAGTCCTGCTGGCGGCCGCGGGTGCCTTCGCGTACCTGATGGTGACGAACGTGACGTATCCGGACCTCTTCGCGCGTGACGCGTTGGCGATGGGTGGTTTACAGGCGCTGGCCATCCTCGTTCCGGCCGCCTTCGGCCGGGCGTTCCCCCGACTCCTGCTCGCGGCGGCGCTGGCGTATCTTCTGCTCGGCCCGCGATTCTACTGGCGGGAGACCGACTGCGACCTCGACGCGCGCGAGGTCGAGGGCCGGAGGTCGGCGACCCGCGAGGGTGAAGGGAAACGCTCTTGA
- a CDS encoding HEAT repeat domain-containing protein, giving the protein MSDEDNAGEETEEAPETEQSEETELDTTPLSEEELEEELDAAESDLEAAETEADLDEVEAHLDEIEGHLEDADLPEPDDEDEEGPREQFEGRLSDLQSDLEDARGPYAEDVVEDVSASGTTVEDTEWTDTGREELAEVVEAFIADVEEILGVSISATVSTGVTDIAGAIDDAAVEIGEAGLDPDEDAETIADLQEAAADLDAGVEAAEEWDDLETREQLQAQGFYDVLDHRKDYPPEWHALKVWEKRGRADMVLLALDNLQSNFMEEHCKEALVRMGHPDSLEKMTELAQRRDEYAIRTLGKIGDKEGLDAVLDYVDSDPGLAKPALKAVGEIGSEEATQDVADRLAADNSEVRSQAARTLGLIGDTRAIDPLADLLEDDEADEVRASAAWALNQIGTERALEAVRPYADDRAYLVQAEAEKAVESERQTAA; this is encoded by the coding sequence ATGAGCGACGAGGACAACGCGGGCGAGGAGACCGAGGAAGCGCCGGAGACCGAACAGTCCGAGGAGACCGAACTCGACACGACGCCGCTCTCCGAGGAGGAGCTAGAGGAAGAACTCGACGCCGCCGAGAGCGACCTCGAAGCGGCCGAAACCGAGGCCGACCTCGACGAGGTTGAGGCGCATCTCGACGAAATCGAGGGACACCTCGAAGACGCCGATCTCCCGGAACCCGACGACGAGGACGAGGAGGGTCCCCGCGAGCAGTTCGAGGGCCGTCTCTCGGACCTCCAAAGCGACCTCGAAGACGCCCGCGGTCCCTACGCCGAGGACGTTGTCGAGGACGTGAGCGCGTCCGGAACCACCGTCGAGGACACCGAGTGGACCGACACGGGCCGCGAGGAACTGGCCGAAGTGGTCGAGGCCTTCATCGCGGACGTAGAAGAGATTCTGGGCGTCTCCATCTCTGCGACCGTCTCGACGGGCGTGACCGACATCGCGGGCGCTATCGACGACGCCGCGGTCGAAATCGGCGAGGCGGGACTCGACCCCGACGAGGACGCCGAAACCATCGCGGACCTACAGGAAGCGGCCGCCGACCTCGACGCTGGCGTCGAGGCCGCCGAGGAGTGGGACGACCTCGAAACCCGCGAGCAGTTGCAGGCACAGGGTTTCTACGACGTTCTCGACCACCGCAAGGACTACCCGCCGGAGTGGCACGCGCTGAAGGTCTGGGAGAAGCGCGGCCGCGCGGACATGGTGTTGCTCGCGCTCGACAACCTCCAGTCGAACTTCATGGAGGAACACTGCAAGGAGGCGCTCGTCCGAATGGGCCACCCCGACTCGCTGGAGAAGATGACGGAACTCGCCCAGCGCCGAGACGAGTACGCGATTCGGACGCTCGGCAAAATCGGCGACAAGGAAGGTCTCGACGCGGTACTCGACTACGTGGATTCGGACCCCGGTCTCGCCAAGCCCGCGCTCAAGGCGGTCGGCGAAATCGGTAGCGAGGAGGCGACCCAAGACGTTGCCGACCGACTCGCGGCCGACAACTCAGAAGTGCGAAGTCAGGCCGCCCGCACGCTCGGTCTCATCGGCGACACGCGTGCCATCGACCCGCTCGCGGACCTGCTCGAAGACGACGAGGCCGACGAGGTTCGGGCCAGCGCGGCGTGGGCGCTCAACCAAATCGGCACCGAGCGCGCACTCGAAGCAGTCCGACCATACGCCGACGACCGGGCGTACCTCGTGCAGGCCGAAGCCGAGAAAGCAGTCGAGAGCGAGCGCCAAACAGCGGCATAA
- a CDS encoding DUF7837 family putative zinc-binding protein, with protein sequence MAYEPKTVGRCPNCDEVITRDWLLIEYESDGRPARFAECPDCRNVVHPSAE encoded by the coding sequence ATGGCGTACGAACCGAAAACGGTCGGGCGCTGTCCAAACTGCGACGAAGTGATTACTCGTGACTGGCTTCTCATCGAGTACGAGTCCGACGGCCGCCCCGCCCGCTTCGCCGAGTGTCCCGACTGTCGGAACGTCGTCCACCCCTCAGCCGAGTAG